CCGCCAAGGACAGCGGGTCGAGCGTCCGGGGAGCGCTGAAGGGTTGGTTTCACCATGGCGCCGCGGCCGACTCGGTCTGGCCCAACAGCCGGCTGACCACCCCGGCACCGAACCCCGCCAAACCCGAAACCGACTGGTGGTTCGATGCCGCCCAGCGCCCGCTCGGCGCTTACTACCGCGTCGACGCCAAGGCGATCGCCGACCTCCACGTCGCGCTCGCCGAGGTCGGCGTGCTCTACGCGAGCGCCCTCTGTCACGACCGCTGGATGGAAGGATTCGACGAGGAGCGACACGAGCGATTGGGGATCTGGGAGATCCCGGTCGGCAAGGCGGCCCCCGACGACGGCGGACACGCCTTCCTCATCTATGGCTACGACCACGAGGGGTTCCTGATCCAGAACTCCTGGGGACGCAACTGGGGCTCCGACGGGCGCGCGCGCCTTCGCTACGAAGACTGGCTCGCCAACGCCATGGATTGCTGGGTCGTCCAGGCCGGCGTCGCCACCGCCGAGCATCTCGCCGTCGCCGCCGCCGGCGGCCTGCGCGTCCGCGACGGTCGCGTCGCCCTGTCGAGCGACGAGATCCTGCGCGATCGCGAGATCTCGCCCTTCATCATCGACATGGAGAACAACGGCGAGCTCAGCACGAGCGGTCGTTTCCGCACCAGCGAAGGCGACGTCGAGTCGCTGCTCACCGACCTGATCCCGAAAGCCCGCGAGGATTGGGGCCTCGCACCCGGAGCTCCGATCGACGTGGCGATCTACGCCCACGGCGGGCTCACCACCGAAGGCACCGCCGCCAAGACCGCCGCGACCTGGATCCCGGCGCTCTACGAGGCGCACGTCTTCCCGATCTTCCTCGTCTGGGAAACCGGAATGGTGAAGACCCTCGTCGACCTCGCCGAGGAGGCGGTGCGTGGTCAACCGCGCGCCACCGGCGGCATCGGCGACCGGCTCGACGCCTTCCTCGAACAACGTCTCGAACGCCTGCTCGCCGCGCCCGGCACCGCCGTGTGGGGGGAGATGAAGGAGAACGCAGCGCAGATCTCGCAGAACCCCAAGGGTGGGGCGCGGCTGCTCTACTCGGTCAACAAGCGGCTGAGTCCGCCGCCACTCGAACCGCGGACGACCCGCCTCCACCTCATCGGCCACTCGGCCGGCGCGATCGTCCACTGCCACCTCGTCGACCAGCTCGCCAAGGCCGGATGGACGTTCGACAGCGTCAATTTCATGGCACCGGCCGTCCGGGTCGACACCTTCCGGTCCACGCTCCTGCCGCGCCTGAAGTCGGGCGAGGTCCGGCGCCTGCTGCAGCTCCACCTCTCCGACGCCGCCGAACAAAAGGACAACACCTGCCGCGCCATCCTCGGCTACGGCCGCTCGTTGCTCTATCTCGTCTCCGAGTCGTTCGAGGGGGGCGAACGCACACCGATTCTCGGCATGGAGAAGTACTTCGGAAAGCTCGGTCCGCTGCCGAACACCACGGCTCACACCCCCGCTACGATCGGCGCGGCGGTCTCGACCCACGGCGGCTTCGACGACGACGAGGTGGTGCGTGCGACGGTGATCGCCAACATCCTCCGCCAGACGGCGAAGAGCACGGCCGGCGCCAAGGCGAAGGCAGACAAGCCGCTGGCACGAGAGGCGGCGGGCGCAAGCTCGCGGCCCACCGGTCGCCCGGAATCTTCCCCGAAGTCGATGACCGGCAAGCTCGCCGAAGCCCAGGCCGACTCGGCGTCCTCCAAGAGCCGTTCGACGAACGCCCGACGGAAGGCGGTGACGAAGCGCCCGGCCAAGTGACCGCCAGCCGCCGCGCCGGCGCCGGGTTCGTCAGCCGACCGGCTCGAGGGCGCCGGCTGCGAGGAAGGGCAGGAGCATGTTGGCGGCGCCGCCATGCTCGACGATGCGGCCGTCGACGACCCGGTCGACGTTGACGCCGGTGAAGACCATCGAGCGACCGGTCGGCGCCATGCCGAGCCACTCGCGCGCGTGCGTGCCGCGCGCGGTGACGCTCGTGGCGACCCACTCGCCCTCGGCGATCTGTCGCTCGATGGTCAGGTGCAGATCGGCGTAGATCGCGCGCACGGCCCGCACGTGCTCGGCCATTCCGGCGACGCCGCTTGCCACGCGCACGAGGCCGTCGGTCTCGACGCAGTCGGGCGAGACGACGTCAGCCATCCGGGTGACGTCGCCGGTGTTGACCATCTCCTCGACGAAGCGCCTCACCACCCGCTTGTTCTCCTCGCAAGAGCTCATCGTGCGTCTCCGGAGCGTGCCGGCGCGATGGCGGGACGACGCGGCTCGGCCGGGAGACCGGTTCGCCGTCCGAGGAGCCCGGCAAAGAGCATCGCGCCCAGTGCATGGGGGGCGAACGTCGCGCCGAAGGTCCACGGATGGTGCAGCCACCCGCCGAGCAGCTCGCCGATCGCCGGCGGACGAGCGCCGTCGGCGAGAAGGGCTCCGGCGAGCATCGGCGCGAGCGACAGCGCGACGGCGAGCGCCAGCCGAAACGCCAGGACGCGTCGTTTGACCGCGGCAAGCTCGAGAACCGGTCCGAGGAGCACCAGGAGGGCGATGCCGAAGGCGGCGGCGCGAATGCCGAACGCCGCGCCGACCGGCACCGGCAACCAGCCCGAGTCGTCCCGCGAGGGGGCGAATCCGCCGATCGGCGCCAGGGTGAAGGCCAGAAACAGGGCCATCGAGCGCAGAGCCGCTCGCAGGATGGCGACAGCACGAATTCCGTTCATGGATCTCGCTCCGAATCTCGTTCACCGCCTCGGATCGACACCGACGTAGGCGCCTTCGTCTCCCTTCGCGGAGCGGTCGCTGTTGCTCCACCCCGCCCCCCCGGGAGCGCGAGTGGCCCGACGGGATGCTCCCGCTCGGCGCGGCTCCGCGTGGAGACGAGGACATCCTGCCGCGACGATTCCTCGAACGTCGATCGCGGCCTCGCGAGTCTCGCCTCGACGAAAGCACCGGTCAACGGCCCGCTCCAGCGACGGCGCGACGGGTCGACGCTCCGGCGCATCACCAGGACGTTCGGCCGGCGCCGCGCGGCGAGCCCGTGCGGCCGGTCAGCCGAGCTCGGGATCGACGGCCCGTCGAGCACCGAGGAACGCGGCCCCGGTGCCCATCGCGAGCGCGGCGACGAACAGGCCGAGGAGCGCCACCGCGGCTTCGCTCACCACCCCGTCGAGCTCGAGCGCCCGCAGAAGGTCCGTCGCGTCCCAGAGCAACCAGGAGAAGAGTGCTGTTCCGCTGGCGATCAAGGCGAGTCCGGCGATTCGAGACAGCAGACGCATGCGATCGCTCCTTCCGGGACGAGGCGTTCGCCGCGATCCTATCGCCGCTCGTCAGTAGCCTGCACCGCGATGCCCCGCTGGCGACGCCGGCGGCTCTCCGCTTCGCCTGGCCGTGGGCGGTGTCTGGATTCCCGCGCCGGATTCGGCGACGACCTTGCCGACGAGCCCCTGGGCCGGGGGACGACTGTCCCCTCTTCCGACGCGTCCGCGCACCTCGGATTGGAATCGAGGGAGACGATCGGGTCTCACCGGGGAGGAAGGAAGAGATGTTGACTCGGAGGAAGCTGCCCGCTCTTCGTTGCACTTTCGCGGTTGCTCTCGTCACGACGTCGCTTTCCGCCTCGCGGCTGGCCGCGACCGACCCGGGCCTCTGGTCGCTCGCCGGAGCAGGGCCCGTCGAGGAGTTCCCGACGGGCCTCGCCGTCGGCGCCGACGGGAACCTGGCCTTTGCCGCCATCTCCCAGGCCGCCCCCCAGGGTCTCTATCACGCGACGCTGACGCGGATCGACCCGTTCGGGCAGCTCCTGTGGGCGAAGAGCTACGGCGGCAGCGGAACCGACTGGCCGGAGTCGATCGTGGCGACGCCCGGCGGCGGTTTCGTCGTCGCAGGTTCCACCTCCTCGTTCGGCCTCGGCCAGCCGTCCGGGTGGGTCTTCGCCACCGACGCGGCGGGAGCGCTTCTCTGGCAGAAGGCCTACACCGTCGCGGGCGCCGTCGGCAGCAGGTTCGACGACATCTGGCGGCTGCGCGGCGGCGGCTATCTGCTCGTGGGAACGATCGCCTTCGTCGAGACCGAGGAAGGCGGCGAGATCTGGGTCCAGCGCATCGACGACTCGGGGGGTGTCGTGTGGAGTCGCCGCTTCGGCGGCGATCCGGTCTACGAGGGGATGCAGGCCCTCGAGCGCCGCAACGGCGAGCTCCTGGTGGTCGGTAGCGACCTCGACGGCCACGCGCTGCTTCTCGACCTCGACCCCAGCGGCAATCTCCTCTGGCAGAAGAGCCTCGATCAGTTCACGGTCGGCGAGCTGTCTGTCGCCGAAACAGCGGACGGCGGTCTCGTGCTCGGCGGGGAGCAGTACGCCACCAGCGGCTTCGATCGCAACCTCGTGGTCGCGCGTCTCGACGCCGCGGGCGCCCCGCTGTGGTCCCGCAGCTACGGCAGCTCGAACCTGGAGTTCGCCGGCCGCGACCTGATGGTCCTTCCCGATGGCAGCTTCCTGGTGCCGGGCACGACGGAGGCGCAGATCGGCCCCAACGAGTATCAGCGTGGCCTGCTGCTCCGTCTCTCCGCCTCCGGCGAGCTGCTCCTGCAGGAGGCCCTGAGCTCCGGCGACCGGACCTCCTTCCGCAGCCTCGCACGCGGCAGCGACGGCGCCATCTACGCCGCCGGCCACGGTTCGCCCCATCCGGGCGGCTGGCATTGGAGCGTTTCGCGACTCTCCGGCACCGGCGAGATCGGCAGCGGCTGCGCTCCGGCGCTGCGCCCGGTCACCATCCAGGACTCGCCGCTCACGCTCGCCGTCGGCACGCCGTCGCTCGCGGCCGCCAGCCTGGCAGCCACGGCGGTCTCGACCAGTGCCACGGCGACGCCGACGACCTGGACCTTGTCGACGACCTGCACCGCCGCGACACCGGCAGCGGCCTGCACCGCCGACGCGACGTCGCTCTGCCTGGGAGACCACCGCTTCCGCGTGAGCGCGAGCTGGGACACCCCGGCAGGGCTGCGTGGTGCCGCGCAGGCGGTGACGCTGACCCGCGACACGGGCTACTTCTGGTTCTTCGACCCGGCCAACGTCGAGCTGATCCTCAAGACACTCGACGGCTGCGGCGTCAACAGCGCCTACTGGGTCTTCGCCGGCGGCTTGACCAACGTCCACGTCGCCCTCTCGGTGACCGACACGGCGACGGGCCTGGTGAAGGCCTACGACAACCCGGCGAACACGCCCTTCCGGCCGATTCAGGACACGTCGGCGTTCTCCACCTGCAGCGCACTGACCTCGCCTCCCCCACTCGACGAGCTGAGTGGCGTGCTCGGAGCCGACGAACCGGCGGAGACGGCGCTCGAAGAGCTTTCGGCCTCGAGCGGAAGCTGTGTGCCCTCCTCGACGGTGCTCTGCCTCAACAACGGCCGCTTCAAGGTCGAGACGACCTGGAGGCTGCCGAGCGGCGCCGCGGGAGCGGCCCATCCGCTGAAGCTCACCGCCGACACCGGCACCTTCTGGTTCTTTTCGGCGAGCAACGTCGAGCTGGTCGTCAAGGTCTTGAACGGCTGCGGCGTCGGCGGCCACTACTGGGTCTTCGCCGGCGGCCTGACCGACGTCGCGACGGTGGTCAAGGTCACCGACACGACGACCGGCGCGGTGCAGACCTACACCAACCCGCCGGGTGTCCAGTTCCAGCCGATCCAGGACACCAGCGCCTTCGCGAGCTGTCCGTGAACGTCGTGCGCGGCCTCAGGCGCACTCGCAGCTCGCCACCGTCGTCACGAGGCGACAACTGGTGCACCGGCCGGCGAGCGTGAACCAGGTGAAGAGCTCCTGCTCTCGCCCCACGTGGCTCGGATAGCCAGCGGCCCGGCCGCTCTCGAACGCCTCGACGAGAGCGGCCGGGTACTCGAACCGCGCGACGAGGGAGAAGGTCGGACCTCCGCAGCCAGGACAGGTGAAGCGTCCGACCGGCTCGCCCGGCGGTGCTGCCACCGGTGGAAAGTGCTGCATCTCGACGTCGTAGCCGTGCCGTGACGGGTCGAACAGCAGGACCGCGCGACGGCAGGAACCGCACGTCGCCGTGACCGGGCCGCTCACGACCTTCTGGCCGAGGAGCGCGTGGTGCACGATCCGCCCCGAGAGCGAGAAGCCCGCCCTGCCGCAACGACAGCCGACGGAGAAGAAGCGGTTCGGCCACTCGGTGTGGGTGTCGAGCAGCAACTCCGGCGCCTCGGCCGGCGAAACCCGGAAGGCACGAAGGCATCCTGGAGGTGGAAGAACGCTTCCCATGCCGAGATGGAGCTCCAGGCCGGGGCCGATCGGTCAGGTCGACACGCCGAGGAGCGCACCGCGCGCGTGAGATGCCGCCGGCGCAGCAACGGCGCGACTCATCGACCTGCTCCGCGTCGGGCCATGGCCTCAATCGACGATGAACAGCCGCGCGCCGACTGCCGTCGAGGAGCGATGGGGCTCGGCACCGTCGGCGACCTGGTAGCTCGTGCCGGGGCGCAGCGTGAAGGTCCGTCCGTCGCGCAGCTCCGTATGCAGCTCACCTTCGACGCAGAGCAGCACGTGGCCCTTGCTGCACCAGTGGTCGGCAAGGTAGCCCGGCGAGTACTCGACCATGCGAACACGGATCGCCCCACACTGTCGCGTCCGCCAGGTGGCGACGCCCCGCTCGCCCGGATGCATCGTCGGTGCGACGAGCGACCACTCCGTAACCTCGAAGGGGATCCCGGTCATCTCCATGCCCTTCTCCTCCTCTCCGAAGGATACGCCGCGGCGGCGGCCTCGGTTGCCGAAGGTCGGCAGGCGGAGCAGCCAGCGCGGAACGACGGCGGTGTAGGCGTGCCACGCGTTGCCGTGACGCTTTGCCAGCCACGGCTCCTCGCCGTAGACGACGCGGAGGTGGAAGGCGAGCGCGACCGCGACGGCGTAGAGGGCGAGAGCTGGCGAGCGGAAGGTGACCGCCCAGGCGACGAGGACGAGGAGGACCGAGAGGTACATCGGGTTGCGCGAGAAGCGATAGAGGCCGACGCGGACGAGGCGCGTCGGCGGAGCCCAGGGCGCGAGCGTTCCGCGGCCGGCGACGTAGAAGTCGCGGACGCAGCCGAGCAGGGCGATCGTGCCGAGCACGAAGAGCGCACCGCCGAGCGGCAGCGGCACCGGCTCGTGCCCCTCCCGCTCGGCGAGAAGGAAGGGCACCGCGAACGCCACGACACCGGGCAAGGCCAGAAAGGCGACGACGGCGCGGAGGAACAACCCCCCTCGCCACGGCGGGGCCCCCTCGCTCGTCACCCTGGCGACTTCCGAGTCCGTGCCGCCGTCGTCTTCGTCCTGGCCTTCGGCTTGGCCTTGGCCTTCGTCTCGGTTGTGCCCTTCGCCTTGGCGCTCGACTTCGCCTTCCCCTTCGGCTTCGGCGGAGGAAGCGCTGCCGCGGTGGCGATCAGCAGACGCGCGAAGAGCTCGCTGTCGTCGAGCTCGTCGGCGAGTCGCAGGTAGAGCTTCGAACCGGGATAGGCCGGCAGCATCGCGGCAGACGGTGCGAGCGCCTCCCCGGCCGGCGTCGGCTTGAGGAAGACCTGGTTGTCGCAAGCGAAGGCGACGACGACGCCGTCGAGGTAGAGCGCGTACTCGCCGAACATCTTGCGGTAGGTCAGCCGGCCGCCGAGCCCGGCCTGCTCGCTGACGTATTCCATGAACGAGGCATCGGTGGCCATGAGCCCTCCTCGTGGGCCGACTCCGGCGCCGGTCCGCGTCGACCTTCAGTCCGGTTCCATGATCTCACCGGACCGCCCTCCCGGGACCGCCCCGAAAAGAGGGGGCCACGGGGACAGGCACCGGACTCCGCCGGCGTCCGCACGGGTCGAGCTCCGTGCCTGTCCCCGATCCTCGGGAGCGCGCTCAGCGACGCGCGGCGAGATCGCGCCCGGCAGCAAGGTCGAACTTCAATTCGAAGAGGAGCTTGTGCGTCTCGAGAACGGTCTCCTCCGCCCCCCCGAAGCTGCGGATGCTCCCGGCGACGCGCGCCGCCGTGTTGCTCTCGATCTTGGCGTCGAAAGCGGAGAACGCCGTCTGATAGCAGTTCCCCTTGCCGAGGGCATCGTGGCAGAGCCAGATCTTGCCGTGGCCGTCGGCGCCGATCTCGATCTGCACGCCCTCGGAGAAGAGCGCACGCACCGCGGCCAGCGAGGTCGCCGCAGCCAAGGCCTTCGCGTCGAGCGGTTGCGGCGTGAGCAGGACGAAGGCGTTCTTCTGGGTCGCCTCGAACGCGTCGGGGACACGGAAGAGATAGGCCTGGGTGAGCGTGAGCGTCCGGCCGTCGACGCGCAGCATCCCGACCTCTGCCGGCGGCGGGGCCGCCGCGAGCGGTCCGGTCACGAGGACGACGTAGAGAGCGACGAGCGGCGACAGTCCGCGGGCGACACGGCCGAGCGGCGAGGTCAGGCGAAGGGACATCACGGTCTCCTTTCCGAGGGGTCCACTCGAACCCTCGACAGAAGGAGCCCGCGGGGGACAGGCACCGATCGGCCGAACCTCAGCTCGGATCGATCGAGCGGCCTCTCCCGTTCGGCGGCTGGAGGGTGAACCAGAAGGTCGCTCCCTCGCCGGGTCGGCCCTCCGTCCAGACGCGACCGCCGAGCTTCTCGACGAAGCGCTTGACGATCGCCAAGCCCACCCCCGTGCCCTCGACCTCCTCGGGACGATGGAGGCGATGGAAGAGGCCGAAGAGGTTCGTCGCGAAGGCGGGATCGTAGCCCTCGCCGTTGTCGCGGACGTAGAAGGTCACCTCTTCGCCGCTCCGCTCACCGCCCACTTCGATCACCGCCAGCTCGCGACTCCGCGTGAATTTCAGGGCGTTGCCGAGCAGATTCTCGAAAATCTGCCGCACCGCCACCGCGTCGCCGGCGGCCTGGGGCAACTCGTGGATCCGGAGCTCGACGGCCCTCCCCTGCCAGCGCGGCTCCAACCCCTGCCAGGCCTCGCGAGCGAGCGACGCCATCTCGAGATCGGCGAGCGCCAGGCTGACGCGGCCGGCACGGGAGAAGTCGAGGATGCCGTCGATCAGCCGCCCCATCCGCTGGGCGTTCTCGCGGATCCGGGCGAAGAGACGCAGCGCTTCGGCATCGAAGTGGGGCTCGTACTCTTCGGCGAGGAGCGCCGCGTAGCCGTCGATCGCCCGCAGCGGCGTCCGCAGGTCGTGCGAGACCGAGTAGCTGAAGCTCTCCAGGTCGAGGCTGGCGGCCTCGAGCTGCTGCGTCCGCTCGCGGACCCGCGCCTCGAGCTCCGCGTTCAGCCGGTGGATCTCGTCGCGCGTCGCGCGCAGCTCGTCCTCGGCCGCCTTGCGCTCGCTGATGTCGCGTGCCACGCCCAGCACGCCGACGAGGCTGCCGCCGGCGTCGACCATCGGCGTCTTGACCGTCTCGAAGAGGCCGCGGTACCCGCCGTCGGCGAAAGTCAGCCACTCCTCGTTGCGGATCGGGCCGCCGACCGCCATTGCCCGGCGATCGTGACGGCGAAAGAAGTCGGCCATTTCCCGGCTGACGAAGGCGTCGTCGGTCTTGCCGACGATCTCGGCCTCGCTCGCCCCGTAGAGCCGCTCGAACTGCGGGTTGCAACTGAGGTAGACCCCTTGCGGGTCTTTCAGCCAGACGAGATCCGGGATGGTCTCGACGAGGGTGCGCAGGCGCAGCTCGCTCTCGCGCAGCTCGCGAAAGGCCAGCAGGTTGGTCAGGCTGTCGCCCAGTCGATGGCCGATCGCCTCGAAGAGACGCACATCCTCCGGCGACCAGACCCGCGGGTGCGAACACTGGTGCACGACGAACATCCACGGTCGCCGCCCCTTCGGGAAGATCGCCATGGCGAGCTGTGACTGGATGCCGAACTCGGCCGCCACCGCGCCCGGCAGCGGCATCGCGGGATCCTGGCCGAAGCTCACCGGGCCGCGCGACTCCAGCAGCGCTCGAAAGACGCCCTTCGTTTCGCTCTCGATCGGCAAGTCGAGACCGAGAGCGAGCACCCCCGGATACTCCGGTCGCGTCCGCTCGATCGGCACCGTCCAGGTCTCGGCCTCGGGATCGCAGGGGTAGATGAGGCTTGCCCGGTCGCAGTCGAGAATCGACAGCACGACATCCAGGGCACACCTTGCCGCCTCTTCGATGTTGTTGGTCGCCTGGAGCGCCCGACTGACCCGGTCCATCCCCTCGAAGAAGCGGAGGAGTCCGGCTCGCTCCACCTCGGCCCGCTTCGCCTCGGTGACGTCGAGGTTGACGCCGACGAACCGGCGCGCCCCCGTCCTCTCGTCGGCGATCACCTGGCCGAGCCAGCGAATGCAGCGCACCTCGCCATCCGGACGGACGATGCGGAACTCGCTCATCCGCATCGCGCCGCTCTTCACCGCTTCGCGGTAGCCGTCGCGAGTGCGCGCCAGATCGTCGGGGTGGACGAGCGTCCAGCAGAAGGCCGGGAGGTCGCCGTCGAACCCCGGCGGGAGGCCCCAGATGCGGTCGATCTCCGCCGTCCAACTCGCCTTCCCGGTCTCCAGATCGGCATCGAAGGCGCCGACCTGACCGATCTTGAGCGCGAGCTTGCGCAGTTGGTCGCTCCGCTCGAGCGCCTCCTGGGCGCGCTTGCGCTCGCTGAGGTCGCGGACAATGCCGAGGACGTGCCACGCGCCGTCGAGGCGGACCGCGGAGATCGACATCTCGACCGGGATCTCGCTGCCGTCGGCGCGCCGAGCGGTCACCTCGAGCGTCCGACCTCCCGCCGTGTCGCCCTCGGCTCGCAGGAACCGGGCGAACCTGGCGCGGGCCTCGCCCAGCGCCGGGACCGGGGCGAGGACGTCGAAAAGGTCCGCCCCGATCATCTCGTCGCGCGTCCGGCCGAAGATCCGCTCGGCCGCGGCGTTCCAGCGAGTGACGCGAACCTCCTGGTCGAGCACGACGATGGCGTCGTGCGCGCTCTCGACGAGCCGCTCGAGAAGCGCCTCGGCGCGCGGAAGCGCGCCCACGGGAGGAGTCGGCGCCGTCGTCAAGGGAGCTTCTCGCGACCTTCCATCCCCGACGCTCCGTGGGCTCTGCCGAGGGTTGGCAACGGTCCGGCTGCGAGCAACGGCAGCCTTCAAGGGTTCATCGTACTCCCGTCGTCACCTCCGACGCACCCCCAGTCTCTCCGGGTGGTGCAATGCGGCGGGGGAAGGGGAAGCCGGCGAGCGGTTGCCTGCCGAATCAGCGGCTCGCCAGACGGCGGCGCACGGCCTCGGCCCGCGCGGCGAGGGCGACATCGCCGAGGCGGCGCGCCTCACTCGCCAGGCGCTCGAGCAGCACGGTCGCCGCCGTGCCGCCGTCGAGCTCCGCCAGGTCGATCGACGCCTCGATCTCGGCGAAGCGCGCCCCCTTGGCGACCGCGAGATCGCGGCCTGCGACGAGCAGGCGCCGTGCCTCCGCCTTCTCGCCGCGCGCCGCCAGCGTCGCTGCCCGGGCGAAGGCCGCGGGATAGGAGACGGTCGGCCAGAGCGGCATGGGCGCGAGCGCCACGGCGCGGGCACTCTCCCGCTCGGCCCCCTCGAGATCGCCGCGTGACAGGTCGATCCGGGCGAGGAAGGTGCGGGCGTACGCTTCGAGGAAGCGATCCGACGCGGTCTGCGGGTCGCGCGCGATCGCCACGAGGCGGGCGGCGATCTCCTCACCGCGCCCCGTCGCCAACAGCGGCAGGGCGAGATCGGCTTCGGCCCAGAGGGCGCTGCGGTGTTGTCCGAGGCGGCGCCAGAGGGCGAGTGCCTCGCCGAACTGCCGCTCGGCCTGCCGCGGATCGCCCGCGCGCAGCGAGAAGCCGGCGACG
This genomic window from Holophagales bacterium contains:
- a CDS encoding TfoX/Sxy family protein; protein product: MATDASFMEYVSEQAGLGGRLTYRKMFGEYALYLDGVVVAFACDNQVFLKPTPAGEALAPSAAMLPAYPGSKLYLRLADELDDSELFARLLIATAAALPPPKPKGKAKSSAKAKGTTETKAKAKPKARTKTTAARTRKSPG
- a CDS encoding DHCW motif cupin fold protein; its protein translation is MFLRAVVAFLALPGVVAFAVPFLLAEREGHEPVPLPLGGALFVLGTIALLGCVRDFYVAGRGTLAPWAPPTRLVRVGLYRFSRNPMYLSVLLVLVAWAVTFRSPALALYAVAVALAFHLRVVYGEEPWLAKRHGNAWHAYTAVVPRWLLRLPTFGNRGRRRGVSFGEEEKGMEMTGIPFEVTEWSLVAPTMHPGERGVATWRTRQCGAIRVRMVEYSPGYLADHWCSKGHVLLCVEGELHTELRDGRTFTLRPGTSYQVADGAEPHRSSTAVGARLFIVD
- a CDS encoding C1 family peptidase, which produces MPTQRIPRARTVFADPIDFRDRIYQPSVVKAPPPEHDALSDLKGRFGKSIPVLDQKSTNACTGFALASVVNYLRRSSGIESDASTSAPMLYFMARRYDEFPGSAKDSGSSVRGALKGWFHHGAAADSVWPNSRLTTPAPNPAKPETDWWFDAAQRPLGAYYRVDAKAIADLHVALAEVGVLYASALCHDRWMEGFDEERHERLGIWEIPVGKAAPDDGGHAFLIYGYDHEGFLIQNSWGRNWGSDGRARLRYEDWLANAMDCWVVQAGVATAEHLAVAAAGGLRVRDGRVALSSDEILRDREISPFIIDMENNGELSTSGRFRTSEGDVESLLTDLIPKAREDWGLAPGAPIDVAIYAHGGLTTEGTAAKTAATWIPALYEAHVFPIFLVWETGMVKTLVDLAEEAVRGQPRATGGIGDRLDAFLEQRLERLLAAPGTAVWGEMKENAAQISQNPKGGARLLYSVNKRLSPPPLEPRTTRLHLIGHSAGAIVHCHLVDQLAKAGWTFDSVNFMAPAVRVDTFRSTLLPRLKSGEVRRLLQLHLSDAAEQKDNTCRAILGYGRSLLYLVSESFEGGERTPILGMEKYFGKLGPLPNTTAHTPATIGAAVSTHGGFDDDEVVRATVIANILRQTAKSTAGAKAKADKPLAREAAGASSRPTGRPESSPKSMTGKLAEAQADSASSKSRSTNARRKAVTKRPAK
- a CDS encoding PAS domain S-box protein, with amino-acid sequence MTTAPTPPVGALPRAEALLERLVESAHDAIVVLDQEVRVTRWNAAAERIFGRTRDEMIGADLFDVLAPVPALGEARARFARFLRAEGDTAGGRTLEVTARRADGSEIPVEMSISAVRLDGAWHVLGIVRDLSERKRAQEALERSDQLRKLALKIGQVGAFDADLETGKASWTAEIDRIWGLPPGFDGDLPAFCWTLVHPDDLARTRDGYREAVKSGAMRMSEFRIVRPDGEVRCIRWLGQVIADERTGARRFVGVNLDVTEAKRAEVERAGLLRFFEGMDRVSRALQATNNIEEAARCALDVVLSILDCDRASLIYPCDPEAETWTVPIERTRPEYPGVLALGLDLPIESETKGVFRALLESRGPVSFGQDPAMPLPGAVAAEFGIQSQLAMAIFPKGRRPWMFVVHQCSHPRVWSPEDVRLFEAIGHRLGDSLTNLLAFRELRESELRLRTLVETIPDLVWLKDPQGVYLSCNPQFERLYGASEAEIVGKTDDAFVSREMADFFRRHDRRAMAVGGPIRNEEWLTFADGGYRGLFETVKTPMVDAGGSLVGVLGVARDISERKAAEDELRATRDEIHRLNAELEARVRERTQQLEAASLDLESFSYSVSHDLRTPLRAIDGYAALLAEEYEPHFDAEALRLFARIRENAQRMGRLIDGILDFSRAGRVSLALADLEMASLAREAWQGLEPRWQGRAVELRIHELPQAAGDAVAVRQIFENLLGNALKFTRSRELAVIEVGGERSGEEVTFYVRDNGEGYDPAFATNLFGLFHRLHRPEEVEGTGVGLAIVKRFVEKLGGRVWTEGRPGEGATFWFTLQPPNGRGRSIDPS
- a CDS encoding ester cyclase — translated: MSSCEENKRVVRRFVEEMVNTGDVTRMADVVSPDCVETDGLVRVASGVAGMAEHVRAVRAIYADLHLTIERQIAEGEWVATSVTARGTHAREWLGMAPTGRSMVFTGVNVDRVVDGRIVEHGGAANMLLPFLAAGALEPVG